A stretch of the Arvicola amphibius chromosome 8, mArvAmp1.2, whole genome shotgun sequence genome encodes the following:
- the LOC119821128 gene encoding LOW QUALITY PROTEIN: zinc finger protein interacting with ribonucleoprotein K-like (The sequence of the model RefSeq protein was modified relative to this genomic sequence to represent the inferred CDS: deleted 1 base in 1 codon), translating into MALTQGCVSFEDVAICFSHEEWRLLDKTQRLLYLSVTLQNFALINSLGCGHRTEAEEQRVSTRASQAWRSETAPSAPKAHLCEKCVPILQDILHLPDLPGQKHSVEVSSKCDRHQKHTSTENPLKTNAGKASYLKRCLFHMSAKSFPSWDIEKDLPDILSLLKSQVFPNSKKPSESTEGGKETHSHKSHRSGDCGKPSSQKQAVVHQPKASYGKKLYECSKCGKTFRGKYSLDQHQRVHTGERPWECSDCGKLFSQTSHLNDHRRIHTGERPYECSECGKLFRQNSSLVDHQKIHTGARPYECSQCGKSFSQKATLVKHQRVHTGERPYKCTECGNSFSQSAILNQHRRIHTGAKPYECNECGKSFSQKATLIKHQRVHTGERPYKCSECGKSFSQSSILIQHRRIHTGARPYECGQCGKSFSQKSGLMQHQVVHTGERPYECDTCGNSFSQCSSLIHHQKCHSAKKPHESSKCG; encoded by the exons GTTGTGGTCATAGAACAGAAGCTGAAGAGCAAAGAGTTTCTACACGAGCATCCCAGGCTTGGAGATCAGAGACAGCTCCATCTGCACCGAAAGCTCATCTCTGTGAAAAGTGTGTTCCGATTCTTCAAGACATTTTGCACCTGCCAGATCTACCTGGGCAGAAACATAGTGTAGAGGTGTCTTCAAAATGTGATCGGCACCAAAAGCATACCAGTACAGAAAATCCCTTGAAGACGAATGCTGGCAAGGCCTCATACTTGAAACGATGCCTGTTCCATATGTCAGCAAAGTCCTTCCCCAGTTGGGATATTGAGAAGGACCTGCCAGACATACTGAGCCTTCTGAAGTCCCAGGTCTTTCCCAACAGTAAGAAGCCCAGCGAAAGCACTGAGGGTGGGAAAGAAACTCACAGTCATAAAAGTCACAGGTCAGGAGACTGTGGGAAGCCTTCCAGTCAAAAGCAAGCAGTCGTTCACCAGCCAAAAGCCTCTTATGGGAAAAAGCTTTATGAGTGCAGCAAATGTGGGAAAACATTCCGTGGCAAGTACTCGCTTGACCAGCATCAGAGAGTCCACACTGGAGAAAGGCCTTGGGAGTGCAGTGATTGTGGGAAACTCTTTAGCCAAACCTCCCACCTGAATGATCACCGTAGgatacacactggagaaaggcCTTATGAGTGCAGTGAATGCGGAAAATTATTTAGACAGAACTCCAGTCTTGTTGACCACcagaaaattcatactggagCAAGACCTTATGAGTGTAGCCAGTGTGGAAAATCCTTTAGTCAAAAGGCTACACTTGTTAAACACCAGAGAGTTCACACTGGAGAAAGGCCTTACAAGTGTACTGAGTGTGGGAATTCCTTTAGTCAAAGTGCCATTCTTAACCAACACCGGAGAATTCACACTGGAGCAAAGCCTTATGAATGTAACGAGTGTGGGAAATCCTTTAGCCAAAAAGCTACCCTTATTAAACACCAGAGAGTTCACACTGGAGAAAGGCCTTATAAGTGTAGTGaatgtgggaaatccttcagtCAAAGCTCCATCCTTATTCAACACCGGAGAATTCACACAGGGGCAAGGCCCTACGAGTGTGGCCAGTGTGGAAAGTCTTTTAGCCAAAAGTCTGGTCTCATGCAGCATCAGGTAGTTCACACTGGAGAAAGGCCTTATGAATGTGACACATGTGGCAATTCTTTTAGCCAGTGCTCTAGCCTCATTCATCACCAAAAATGTCACAGTGCG AAGAAACCTCATGAAAGTAGCAAATGTGGATAA